In Desulfovulcanus ferrireducens, the following are encoded in one genomic region:
- a CDS encoding NifB/NifX family molybdenum-iron cluster-binding protein, protein SKLVLPVSESRPYVAVATREGMLVNQHLGEARRLQIWGQKEGGYYLVEERTTPKPGSGPKRWKELSELLQDCRAVLASSMGDSPRKILEKNGVIPAECSGLIDAGLAAVYGAEDTSVLKGRRRGLAGGCCSGGGGGCG, encoded by the coding sequence TCCAAGCTTGTTCTTCCGGTATCCGAGTCCAGGCCTTATGTGGCGGTGGCAACCAGAGAAGGTATGCTTGTGAACCAACATTTGGGAGAAGCGAGAAGGCTTCAAATCTGGGGGCAAAAGGAGGGAGGATATTATCTTGTTGAAGAACGGACGACGCCCAAGCCAGGTTCTGGTCCCAAAAGGTGGAAGGAATTGTCAGAACTTCTTCAAGACTGCCGGGCCGTGTTGGCCAGCTCCATGGGAGATTCGCCGAGGAAAATTCTGGAGAAAAATGGCGTTATTCCGGCTGAGTGTAGCGGGCTCATTGATGCCGGACTTGCTGCGGTTTACGGCGCAGAAGATACTTCTGTCTTAAAAGGTAGAAGACGCGGCTTGGCCGGAGGATGTTGTTCAGGCGGAGGGGGAGGATGCGGATAA